The Xiphophorus hellerii strain 12219 chromosome 5, Xiphophorus_hellerii-4.1, whole genome shotgun sequence genome window below encodes:
- the LOC116720252 gene encoding homeobox protein Nkx-2.5-like yields the protein MLLGGLHFVDAGELELDDMMLQSPLTSTPFSVKDILKLEQQQQQQSGSLELPHRVHSQQHLTRSPSQQQQQQQPQHFQSPPSCMLAVPRDSPSFSDSEDNLAYLSALAVRDEERGDPSLSPSMYVHPGLQGAKLEAAELEAQESKNCGLVSREDAAEGGLGESERPVQKQRSRRRPRVLFSQAQVFELERRFKQQRYLSAPEREHLATTLKLTSNQVKIWFQNRRYKCKRQRQDKSLEAAGQQHHPPPPRRVAVPVLVRDGKPCLGGAQSYAAAAAPYGSNPYSYNGYPAYAYSSPAYNSNYSCSYTSIPALPPSSTPNAFMNMNLGNVGGLGGSPQAQTHQGTAVTSCQGSLQGIRAW from the exons ATGTTACTCGGCGGGCTTCATTTCGTCGATGCCGGAGAGCTGGAGCTGGATGACATGATGCTGCAGAGCCCGCTCACCTCCACGCCGTTTTCCGTCAAGGATATCCTCAagctggagcagcagcagcagcaacagtcCGGCTCCCTGGAGCTCCCGCACCGCGTCCACAGCCAGCAGCACTTGACTCGCTCTCcttcccagcagcagcagcagcagcagccgcagcacTTCCAAAGCCCGCCGTCATGCATGCTGGCCGTGCCTCGGGATAGCCCGTCTTTCTCGGACAGTGAGGACAACCTGGCGTACCTCAGCGCGCTGGCGGTGCGCGATGAGGAGCGCGGGGACCCCAGCCTCTCCCCGAGCATGTACGTCCATCCCGGGCTGCAGGGAGCCAAGCTGGAGGCCGCAGAGCTGGAGGCGCAGGAGAGCA AGAACTGCGGCTTAGTGTCCCGGGAAGACGCAGCGGAGGGCGGGCTCGGTGAGTCGGAGAGGCCGGTGCAGAAGCAGAGGAGCCGGCGGAGACCCCGGGTCCTCTTCTCCCAGGCGCAGGTGTTCGAGTTGGAGCGGCGCTTCAAGCAGCAGCGCTACCTGTCCGCCCCGGAGCGGGAGCACCTGGCCACCACCCTGAAGCTCACCTCCAACCAGGTGAagatctggttccagaaccgcCGCTACAAATGCAAGCGCCAGCGGCAGGACAAGTCTCTGGAGGCGGCCGGGCAGCAGCACCACCCGCCCCCGCCGCGGCGCGTCGCCGTGCCGGTGCTGGTGCGAGACGGGAAGCCGTGTCTGGGCGGTGCGCAGAGCtacgccgccgccgccgcgccCTACGGCTCCAACCCGTACAGCTATAATGGATACCCGGCTTACGCCTACAGCAGCCCGGCGTACAACAGCAACTACAGCTGCTCGTACACCAGCATCCCCGCCCTGCCGCCGTCCAGCACCCCGAACGCCTTCATGAACATGAACTTGGGAAACGTGGGCGGCCTCGGCGGCTCCCCGCAGGCCCAAACACATCAAGGGACAGCGGTCACTTCCTGCCAGGGCTCCCTGCAGGGGATCCGCGCCTGGTAG
- the LOC116720462 gene encoding mitoferrin-2-like, which yields MEADGFVPSSTLESPAVERRVTGTIAATGFGIFGNSVLDATGGFVGSFTPRMTGEPDFVSMLHRATPEPSASVEPEVDYEGLPQGAASSTHMLAGAVAGIMEHCLMYPVDCVKTRMQSLHPEPGARYRNVMDALRQIVRTEGLWRPIRGVNVLAVGAGPAHALYFACYEKIKFSLSDAIHPGTNSHFANGVAGCAATVLHDAIMNPAEVVKQRMQMFNSPYRGVLDCMGSLLRQEGPAAFYRSYTTQLTMNVPFQALHFMTYEYLQELLNPHRQYNPSSHVVSGALAGALAAAATTPLDVCKTLLNTQEAQAVHVIQAGAAATAAAASGPESRYISGLSEAFRTVYRTGGVPAFFKGVQARVIYQMPSTAISWSVYEFFKYIITKRQHEKRLRGDRDGDK from the exons ATGGAAGCGGACGGGTTTGTCCCCTCCTCGACCCTGGAATCGCCGGCTGTTGAAAGGCGGGTCACGGGCACTATAGCCGCGACGGGGTTTGGGATTTTTGGCAACAGCGTCTTGGATGCCACGGGGGGCTTTGTCGGGTCTTTTACGCCGAGAATGACGGGGGAGCCGGATTTTGTCTCCATGTTGCACCGAGCAACTCCCGAGCCCTCGGCCTCCGTTGAGCCAGAAGTAGACTATGAAGGACTGCCTCAAGGAGCAGCTAGCAGCACACATATGCTGGCTGGAGCTGTGGCTGGAATCATGGAGCACTGTCTTATGTATCCCGTCGACTGCGTCAAG ACCCGTATGCAGAGTTTGCACCCGGAGCCGGGGGCGCGCTACCGGAACGTGATGGACGCCCTGCGGCAGATCGTACGGACGGAGGGGCTGTGGCGCCCCATCAGGGGGGTCAACGTGCTGGCCGTGGGGGCCGGACCTGCACACGCTCTTTACTTCGCTTGCtatgagaaaataaagttttcactCAGCGACGCAATTCATCCGGGCACGAACAGCCACTTTGCAAACG GTGTAGCAGGTTGTGCAGCTACTGTCCTACATGATGCCATCATGAACCCAGCTGAAG TTGTAAAGCAGCGAATGCAAATGTTCAACTCGCCCTACCGCGGCGTCCTGGACTGCATGGGCTCTCTGCTGAGACAGGAGGGTCCGGCGGCCTTCTACCGCAGCTACACCACGCAGCTGACCATGAACGTGCCGTTCCAGGCGCTGCACTTCATGACCTACGAGTATCTGCAGGAGCTGCTGAACCCCCACAGACAGTACAACCCGTCCTCGCACGTCGTGTCGGGCGCTCTCGCCGGCGCCCTGGCTGCCGCGGCAACCACTCCCCTCGACGTCTGTAAGACGCTCCTCAACACGCAGGAAGCTCAAGCCGTCCATGTGATCCAGGCTGGAGCGGCGGCAACGGCAGCGGCGGCCTCGGGTCCGGAGAGCCGCTACATCTCCGGTCTGAGCGAGGCGTTCCGGACTGTGTACCGGACCGGAGGCGTGCCGGCGTTCTTTAAAGGCGTCCAGGCCAGAGTCATCTACCAGATGCCTTCCACCGCCATCAGCTGGTCGGTCTACGAGTTCTTCAAGTACATCATCACGAAGCGGCAGCACGAAAAGAGGCTGCGTGGCGATCGGGACGGAGACAAATGA